In the genome of Dermacentor silvarum isolate Dsil-2018 chromosome 1, BIME_Dsil_1.4, whole genome shotgun sequence, one region contains:
- the LOC119460371 gene encoding adult-specific rigid cuticular protein 15.7-like: protein MMLAPPSHSWSPLQAAVFFALLALANAGYHGHHGGHSNTYRKQNDYGEYSFGYDVVDGYGSIHGRHETGSKHGPVVGSYYLGNIDGRHRQVHYVADKWGFRAMVKTNEPGTKTSLPAAAPYHSANGKHVPAYGISGYGHGGYGGYGGYHG, encoded by the exons ATGATGCTCGCACCC CCATCCCATTCCTGGTCTCCTCTGCAGGCTGCTGTCTTTTTTGCACTCCTGGCCCTGGCAAATGCCGGTTACCACGGGCATCACGGAGGTCACAGCAACACCTACAGGAAGCAGAAC GACTACGGCGAATACTCGTTCGGTTACGACGTTGTGGACGGCTACGGCAGCATCCACGGCCGTCACGAGACCGGCTCCAAGCACGGACCAGTGGTGGGCTCCTACTACCTGGGCAACATCGACGGCCGCCACCGGCAGGTGCACTACGTGGCCGACAAGTGGGGCTTCCGTGCCATGGTCAAGACAAACGAGCCCGGTACCAAGACGAGCCTGCCGGCGGCCGCGCCCTACCACTCGGCCAATGGAAAGCACGTGCCCGCGTACGGCATCTCCGGCTACGGCCACGGCGGTTACGGCGGCTACGGCGGATACCACGGCTAG